From a region of the Alnus glutinosa chromosome 1, dhAlnGlut1.1, whole genome shotgun sequence genome:
- the LOC133854050 gene encoding uncharacterized protein LOC133854050 — protein sequence MLSMESSSSSSSSKYSLSSLDYLTLFLLRPVLAIAFVLSLISLGWWLAWKLVLVHVPLVQEIFGLRKKQVKPKPPTRRLSKIYSSMNARNSAS from the exons ATGTTGTCAATGGAGTCCTCgtcatcttcttcttcgtcaAAATATTCCCTTTCTTCTTTGGATTACCTCACGCTGTTTCTTCTACGCCCGGTCCTCGCAATCGCATTCGTACTCTCCCTGATTTCTCTTG GTTGGTGGTTGGCGTGGAAGCTAGTCCTGGTTCACGTGCCTTTGGTGCAAGAGATTTTCGGTTTACGAAAGAAACAAGTCAAGCCAAAGCCCCCAACACGTAGGCTATCTAAGATTTACAGTAGCATGAATGCCCGGAATTCAGCTTCTTGa
- the LOC133860913 gene encoding pentatricopeptide repeat-containing protein At1g19720-like: MAVLQNGLLPLPDVSFSRKLYSFQHQTPSFRFRAPAATVNGFDATTQRYPEGQLASIASRTTNHFVSSSEFDTDIDQNLSLLKSNCLSDCRQVHAQAVKLNAFESNSLIGNKLAILYSKKTESLKVARKLFDMIPERTVPAYAALIGAFCRSEEWEDLFLVFGLMVDEGMLPDKYLVPTILKACSAIQELRIAKMIHGYVIRKELESDVFVGNALIDSYANCVDLRLSRSVFDTMKERDVVSWTALLSAYMDGGHMDEAKEIFRSMQLNGVKPDLISWNAVVSGFARNGEIGLALLSLEEMQERGLKPRVNSWNGIISGCVQNGYFEDALDAFSNMLCFPEDPNFVTIASILPACADLKDLNLGRAIHGYALKCELYNNIHVEGSLIDMYSKCGWTDYAEQVFVKAENQNTAMWNEMIAAYVNKGKMKKALELLRLMENDGLRPDVITYNTLLAGNARNGQKKEAYELLSEMVRMGFKPDIVSFNVLISGFQQSGLSYEALKLFQAMQSNDRFLYQALILSTRPNSITVTGALAACADLYFLRQGKEIHGYTLRNGFESNIYVSSSLVDMYTKCRNMGVATEVFRRLEDRNTICWNVLLAGYASNGQLEEAFQLFNEMLLEDLKPSSITFLILLSACSDAAALRVGRELHGYIIKNQFEDFDSTVGSALIGLYAKCGSIVEAKSVFNSHSHDHM; this comes from the coding sequence ATGGCAGTTCTACAGAATGGTTTGCTTCCTTTACCTGACGTTTCGTTCTCTCGTAAGCTCTACAGCTTCCAACACCAGACACCCAGTTTCAGATTTCGAGCCCCAGCGGCTACTGTTAATGGGTTCGACGCCACAACCCAAAGATACCCAGAAGGCCAGCTTGCTTCAATCGCCAGCAGAACCACCAACCATTTTGTTTCTAGCTCAGAATTTGACACTGACATTGATCAGAATCTTTCGCTGCTGAAGAGTAACTGCTTGTCTGATTGCAGACAAGTCCATGCTCAAGCTGTGAAGCTAAACGCTTTTGAGTCTAATAGTTTGATTGGAAATAAGCTGGCAATACTGTACTCGAAGAAGACGGAGTCTCTGAAAGTTGCCCGTAAGTTGTTCGATATGATTCCTGAAAGAACTGTACCTGCTTATGCGGCGCTCATAGGGGCGTTTTGTAGGTCGGAGGAGTGGGAAGAtctttttttagtgtttgggtTAATGGTTGATGAGGGGATGCTACCAGATAAATATTTGGTGCCCACGATTCTCAAAGCATGTTCCGCGATACAAGAGTTGAGGATTGCGAAAATGATTCATGGGTATGTGATTAGGAAAGAATTGGAGTCGGATGTTTTTGTTGGAAATGCACTTATTGACTCGTATGCGAACTGTGTAGATTTGAGACTATCAAGAAGTGTTTTTGATACGATGAAGGAAAGAGACGTAGTTTCGTGGACTGCCCTTCTTTCAGCTTACATGGATGGAGGCCACATGGATGAGGCAAAGGAGATCTTTCGTTCCATGCAGTTGAATGGAGTGAAGCCTGATTTGATTTCTTGGAATGCAGTTGTATCAGGCTTTGCACGGAATGGAGAGATTGGCTTGGCCTTATTATCTTTGGAAGAGATGCAAGAGAGAGGGCTCAAGCCAAGGGTTAATTCTTGGAACGGAATAATCTCCGGTTGTGTTCAAAATGGATATTTCGAAGATGCTTTGGACGCATTCAGTAATATGTTATGTTTTCCGGAGGATCCAAATTTTGTTACAATTGCAAGTATCCTACCGGCTTGTGCAGACTTGAAAGATCTGAACTTAGGCAGGGCTATTCATGGATATGCTCTCAAATGTGAGCTTTATAACAATATCCATGTGGAAGGATCATTAATTGATATGTATTCCAAATGTGGGTGGACCGATTATGCAGAACAAGTTTTTGTCAAGGCAGAGAATCAAAACACTGCTATGTGGAATGAGATGATTGCAGCTTATGTGAATAAGGGTAAAATGAAGAAGGCATTAGAGCTTCTTAGATTAATGGAAAATGACGGGTTAAGACCTGATGTGATAACCTACAACACATTGCTTGCTGGGAATGCAAGAAATGGGCAAAAGAAGGAGGCATACGAGTTGCTGTCTGAGATGGTCCGGATGGGTTTCAAGCCTGATATTGTATCctttaatgttttgatttctGGTTTTCAACAATCTGGGCTTAGTTATGAAGCTCTTAAATTGTTCCAGGCCATGCAATCCAATGATCGCTTTCTTTATCAGGCGCTCATTCTGTCGACTCGACCAAACTCCATCACAGTTACTGGTGCTCTTGCAGCTTGTGCTGATCTCTATTTCTTGCGTCAAGGGAAGGAGATCCATGGATACACATTGAGGAATGGGTTTGAGTCTAACATCTATGTCTCAAGTTCCCTGGTTGACATGTACACAAAATGCCGGAATATGGGTGTTGCAACTGAAGTGTTCAGGAGACTAGAGGACAGAAACACAATTTGTTGGAACGTTTTACTTGCAGGCTATGCCAGCAACGGGCAGCTGGAAGAGGCTTTTCAACTTTTTAATGAGATGCTGCTAGAAGACCTCAAACCAAGCTCCATTACATTTTTGATACTTCTCTCTGCCTGTAGTGATGCGGCAGCTCTTAGAGTAGGGAGAGAACTTCATGGATACATCATAAAGAATCAGTTTGAGGACTTCGATAGTACTGTTGGAAGTGCTTTGATTGGCTTGTATGCCAAGTGTGGTAGCATTGTGGAGGCCAAATCAGTGTTTAACTCTCACTCACATGATCATATGTAG